The following proteins come from a genomic window of Labilithrix sp.:
- the glmS gene encoding glutamine--fructose-6-phosphate transaminase (isomerizing) — MCGIVAYVGTKDCAPILVEGLRRLEYRGYDSAGLAVHAGRGVEIVRAVGKLANLDAALAKNPLSGTTGIGHTRWATHGRPNEANAHPHVAGKVAVVHNGIIENHVELRRELEGRGVKFASDTDTEIVAHLVDENMKGGANLVAAVRKALNVVRGAYAIAVVDGDSPDEIVVAKNDSPLVLGVGDGESFAASDIPALLAHTRDVILLSDGEMAVVKKSGFEITNIATGDKVERAPKRIDWSPTQAEKGGYKHFMLKEIFEQPRAIEDTLRGRVDLQAADVIASEIGVTEELAKKLGRVYFVACGTSAHAAMAGRYWVESLARVPAMVEIGSEVRYRDPVFLPNDLVVAVSQSGETLDTIAAVKTARAAGATVVAIANVLDSAIPRASNGALYTHAGPEIGVASTKCFTTQLAALLMLAVYLGRRRGTLPEKEASRVLHALFHVPAQMREVLQQSEHIKHIARKHLRARDMLFLGRGTQFPIALEGALKLKEISYIHAEGYAAGEMKHGPIALIDEDMPVVVVCPKDNQYEKVVSNMQEVKAREGQLIAVCSAGDMDVPMLCIPESQIPPSRPLHSIPPVIPDVVTVPIAEHEVLPLLTVIPLQLLSYHMADLKGTDVDQPRNLAKTVTVE, encoded by the coding sequence ATGTGCGGGATCGTCGCCTACGTCGGAACGAAAGATTGCGCCCCCATCCTCGTCGAGGGGCTCCGCCGCCTCGAGTATCGCGGCTACGACTCGGCCGGCCTCGCGGTCCACGCCGGACGCGGCGTCGAGATCGTCCGCGCGGTAGGCAAGCTCGCCAACCTCGACGCGGCGCTCGCGAAGAACCCGCTCTCCGGCACGACCGGCATCGGCCACACGCGCTGGGCGACGCACGGGCGCCCGAACGAGGCGAACGCGCACCCGCACGTCGCGGGCAAGGTCGCGGTCGTGCACAACGGCATCATCGAGAACCACGTCGAGCTGCGGCGCGAGCTCGAGGGCCGCGGGGTCAAGTTCGCGAGCGACACCGACACCGAGATCGTGGCGCACCTCGTCGACGAGAACATGAAGGGCGGCGCGAACCTCGTCGCGGCGGTGCGGAAGGCGCTCAACGTCGTGCGCGGCGCGTACGCGATCGCGGTCGTCGACGGAGACTCCCCCGACGAGATCGTCGTCGCGAAGAACGACTCGCCGCTCGTCCTCGGGGTCGGGGACGGCGAGAGCTTCGCCGCGAGCGACATCCCCGCGCTCCTCGCGCACACGCGCGACGTCATCCTCCTCTCCGACGGCGAGATGGCGGTCGTGAAGAAGTCCGGCTTCGAGATCACGAACATCGCGACGGGGGACAAGGTCGAGCGCGCGCCGAAGCGCATCGACTGGTCGCCGACGCAGGCGGAGAAGGGCGGCTACAAGCACTTCATGCTCAAGGAGATCTTCGAGCAGCCGCGCGCGATCGAGGACACGCTCCGCGGGCGCGTCGACCTCCAGGCCGCGGACGTCATCGCGTCGGAGATCGGCGTCACCGAGGAGCTCGCGAAGAAGCTCGGGCGCGTCTACTTCGTCGCTTGCGGCACGAGCGCCCACGCCGCGATGGCGGGGCGCTACTGGGTCGAGTCGCTCGCCCGCGTCCCGGCGATGGTCGAGATCGGGAGCGAGGTCCGCTACCGCGACCCCGTCTTCCTCCCGAACGACCTCGTCGTCGCGGTGAGCCAGAGCGGCGAGACGCTCGACACGATCGCGGCGGTGAAGACCGCGCGCGCGGCGGGCGCGACCGTCGTCGCGATCGCGAACGTCCTCGACAGCGCGATCCCGCGCGCCTCGAACGGTGCACTCTACACGCACGCGGGCCCCGAGATCGGCGTCGCGTCGACGAAGTGCTTCACGACGCAGCTCGCGGCGCTCCTCATGCTCGCGGTCTACCTCGGCCGCCGCCGCGGGACGCTCCCGGAGAAGGAGGCGAGCCGGGTCCTCCACGCGCTCTTCCACGTCCCCGCGCAGATGCGCGAGGTGCTGCAGCAGTCGGAGCACATCAAGCACATCGCGCGGAAGCACCTCCGCGCGCGCGACATGCTGTTCCTCGGCCGCGGCACGCAGTTCCCGATCGCGCTCGAGGGCGCGCTGAAGCTGAAGGAGATCTCGTACATCCACGCGGAGGGCTACGCCGCGGGCGAGATGAAGCACGGTCCGATCGCGCTCATCGACGAGGACATGCCGGTCGTCGTCGTGTGCCCGAAGGACAACCAGTACGAGAAGGTCGTCTCGAACATGCAGGAGGTGAAGGCGCGCGAGGGCCAGCTCATCGCGGTCTGCTCCGCCGGCGACATGGACGTGCCGATGCTCTGCATCCCGGAGAGCCAGATCCCGCCGTCGCGCCCGCTCCACTCGATCCCGCCGGTGATCCCGGACGTGGTGACGGTCCCGATCGCGGAGCACGAGGTGCTGCCGCTCCTCACCGTCATCCCGCTCCAGCTGCTCTCCTACCACATGGCCGATCTCAAGGGCACCGACGTCGACCAGCCCCGCAACCTCGCCAAGACCGTCACGGTGGAGTGA
- a CDS encoding S1 family peptidase, which produces MTTLALASTGCSLIQGPGMSPKHALHPSAKEETEIEIRWLAETPNVGAVPDDAILRVVGPTMTCTGTLIADDLVLTAHHCLVERGAHGEFEKKLVAPSTLNVEIGGDYFAWTEVGVRHIVAPPCGEGGGSGDIAVLVLQRKLVGMEKMTPRLEAPPKLGEEAVSMGFGRCALSGDAIRRKTREGGPIRAMQPETISLDAAICPGDSGGPVFAKGTREVIGVVSLSAMDHDERTRGASVMARIDAYRSVFSNAHAIADGASPQELPPLECNTGATTIARPRGSAQKP; this is translated from the coding sequence GCGCTCCATCCCTCGGCGAAGGAAGAGACGGAGATCGAGATCCGCTGGCTCGCCGAGACGCCGAACGTCGGCGCGGTGCCGGACGACGCGATCTTGCGCGTCGTCGGCCCGACGATGACGTGCACCGGCACGCTGATCGCGGACGACCTCGTGCTGACCGCGCATCACTGCCTCGTCGAGCGCGGGGCGCACGGTGAGTTCGAGAAGAAGCTCGTCGCGCCGTCGACGCTGAACGTCGAGATCGGCGGCGACTACTTCGCGTGGACGGAGGTCGGGGTCCGTCACATCGTCGCGCCGCCGTGCGGCGAGGGCGGCGGGAGCGGCGACATCGCGGTGCTCGTGCTGCAGCGCAAGCTCGTCGGCATGGAGAAGATGACGCCGCGGCTCGAGGCGCCGCCGAAGCTCGGCGAAGAGGCGGTCTCGATGGGCTTCGGCCGCTGCGCGCTCTCCGGCGACGCGATCCGCCGAAAGACGCGCGAGGGCGGGCCGATCCGCGCGATGCAGCCGGAGACGATCTCGCTCGACGCCGCGATCTGCCCGGGCGACTCCGGCGGACCGGTCTTCGCGAAGGGCACGCGCGAGGTCATCGGGGTGGTGAGCCTCTCGGCGATGGATCACGACGAGCGCACGCGCGGCGCGTCGGTGATGGCGCGCATCGACGCCTACCGCTCCGTCTTCTCGAACGCCCACGCGATCGCGGACGGGGCCTCGCCGCAAGAGCTGCCGCCGCTCGAGTGCAACACCGGCGCGACGACCATCGCCCGCCCGCGAGGATCCGCGCAGAAGCCGTGA